The Spirochaetaceae bacterium DNA segment TACGGGCATTGGTACGCGTACGCTGACCACGTACCGGTAAAGCACGGCGGTGCCGTAGCCCACGATAACAACCAATATCCATAAGTCTTTTAATATTTAAAGCTATTTCGCTTCTTAGTCTACCTTCAACCTTATAATCGTTTTCGATAATGATACGAAGCTTATTAACATCTTCTGGTGATACATCATTCATCTTTAAAGTCTCGTCAACTCCGGCCTCTTTACAGATTTTTAATGCCGTTGTACGACCAATACCAAAAATATAGGTTAATGCAACATACGCACGTTTATTTGGTAAATCGATACCTGCTATCCTAGCCACTCTTGCCTCCTAGCCTTGTCGTTGTTTATGTTTTGGATTTTCGCAAATAATGCGTACTACGCCAAATCTTTTAATAACCTTGCATTTATCACACATAGGTTTTACACTTACTCTAACCTTCATAATATCCTCTCTAAATATTTCGGGGTTTAATCCGCCCCTTAGCCACAATACCATCGTGCTGATGCATACGCAGGTGGCTATCAATCTGGTTCATTGTATCTAAATTAACACCAACAATAATTAACAAACTTGTACCGCCCATCAAATGCGCCACGCCCGGCGGCAACCCCATCAAAAAGACAATAAAGGTTGGCACTAAGGCAATAGCCGCTAAAAAGATGGCACCCGGTAATACTATCCTATTTAATATTTTTTGTAAATAGCTCTCCATCGCCTCACTGCGCACGCCGGGAATAACTCCGCCATTTTCACGAATCCGCCGTGCCACCTCGATGGGGTTAAGCGAAACTTGCGTATAAAAATAAGCAAAAAAGATAATAAGCAAGGCATACAAAGTATTAAAAAGCGGGCCTTCGTAGCGCATATGATAAAGGAGCCCCTCCCAAAAAGGACTGCCCATCGCCAACGGTGCGGCAAATTGTAACGGTAAAGTTAATACCGAAGAGGCAAAAATAATAGGAATAACCCCAGACGGATTAATTTTAAAAGGGATATAACTATTTTGAGCTTGTACCATCTGCCTGCCGACAATACGCTTAGCATAATTAACAGGAATTTTGCGCTCACCTTGTTGCTCCCAAGCTACAATGGCTACTATCCCAACAAAGATAGCTATAGCGATAAAAACAAAAACCCCGTTAACCGTACCTGTTCTTACTTCGGCCATCATTTGTACAATGGCTTCGGGAATGCGCGCAATAATACCAGCAAAGATAATTAACGAAATGCCGTTACCTACCCCACGCTGCGTTATCCTCTCACCCAGCCAAATTAAAAAGATAGAACCGGTGGTAACCGAGATTAAGCCAATCGTCATAAACATGACCGGCGACATAGTAGAAATTACCGCCCCTTCTATACCAAGCGCTCCGCGTACAAAAGCAAAACCTTGTATTAAACAAACTATAATGGTACCCATACGTGTATAACGATGAAACTTACGGCGGCCGCCATCTTCTTCGAGCATACGTTTTAAAGCCGGAAAAACGATAGTAAGCACCTGCATAATAATTTGCGCCGAAATATACGGCATAATACCTAGCATAAGGATAGAATAACTAGAAAAAGCACCACCGGTAAAAAAGTCAAGCGTATCGGCTACACCACCCATCCCGAGCGAGCTGGCGCTCATAGCATTAATAACCGAAGCATTAATACCGGGAATAGGTATCATAGCGCCCACTCTAAAAATTACCAGCAGAGTCAAAGTAAAAAACACTCTAGCCCGCAGCTCGGGTACTTTAAACATATCGCTAAGTTTACTAGTAGCCATAGTTATTCCTCATTAATTTTACCGCCGGCTGCTTCAATTTTTTCTTTAGCACTAGCCGAGGTTTTAATACCCATTATCTCAAGTTTTTTAGTTAAATCGCCGGTAGCTAGTAACTTAACCCTTTTTTCGCTGGCTTTAATCAAACCTTTAGCCGCAAGTGTCTCTAAACTAACTACCTCTCCATCTTTGTAAAGCTTTTCAATTTGATTTACATTGATACAAATATAGTTTACAGCAAAACGCGCATTACTAAAACCGCGTGTGGCTAAACGGCGATAAAGCGGCACCTGCCCGCCTTCAAAACCTAAATAAGGCCCACCGGAGCCACCTGAACGTGCTTTTTGACCTTTATGGCCTTTACCAGAGGTAGTACCAAGCCCGCTACCCTGTCCGCGGCCAAGCCGCTTTCTATTTTTATTAGCCCCTTTGGGCTTAACAATTAAGGCTTCCATATTACTTTAGCTCCTTAACTTCTACAAGATGCGCTACCGTTCTAATCATACCAGCAGTTGCCTCGTTTAGTTCGATAGTAACACTGCTATTTATCTTTCTTAGTCCCAAAGCTTTAACGGTAGCACGTTGATTAGGTAGGCGCGAGATAGTACTTTTAACAAGTTTAACTTCAACTTTTTTAGCCATTATTTGCCCCCCAAATCTCTTTCATCGTTTTACCGCGTCCTTTAGTAATTTCACTAACGGTCATTAAATTATCAAAACCATCAAAAACAGCTTTAATAACATTAATAGAGTTGCGCGCACCCAAACTTTTGCTTAATACATCACGCACTCCGGCGGCCTCCATCACGGCACGCACCGCACCACCGGCAATAATACCGGTACCGTGTGCCGCCGGCTTTAAAACCACGTTAGCACTCTTAAACTGGCCGATAATCTCGTGCGGTAAAGTATTATTTTTAATTGGTACTTCACGTAAACTACGTTTAGCACGGTCTACAGCTTTACGAATAGCCTCCGAAACATCGTTGGCTTTCCCAAAACCATAACCTACTCGCCCCTTCCCATCGCCGGCCACCACTAAAGCACTAAAAGAAAACCTACGGCCACCTTTTACTACCTTTGCTACCCTATTTAGCTTAATAAGCTTTTCGGTAAACTCTTTGTTATCTTCTTTTTTACTTTCTTTACGCATAAAAGCTCCTAAAACTGAATACCAGCCGATCGTGTGGCTTCGGCAATAGCTTTAACTACACCGTGATACTTATAACCATTTCTATCAAAAACAACTGCTTTAATACCTTTGGCCTTTATCTTTTCACCGATAACGGCCCCTAATTTTTCACCACCTTTAACGTTGGCTCTTAAATCTTTAAGCTCTTTATCAAGAGTAGAGGCAGCCACTAAAGTTACACCATTAGTATCATCGATAACCTGTACATAAAGACGCAGGTTGCTCTTAAAAACACTCAAACGTGGCCGCTCGGCTGTGCCTAATACTCTTTTACGAATATGCACTTTACGCCCTAAACGTCTTTTGTTTTTTTCTTCCAATCTTTTCATTTTATACCTACTTTACGCCGGTTTTACCAACTTTTCTTTTAACAACTTCGTTTTCGTAACGAATACCTTTGTCGGAGTAAACAGCCGGCTTACGCAACCCGCGTATTTCGGCAGCTACTTGACCAACTTGCTCTTTACTGATACCCGATACCAAAACTTTGGTTGGAGCTTTAGGGTCTACTTCAACATTAACTCCTTTCGGAGCCATATATTCGATTTGTGTCGAATAACCTAAGTTAAAAAAGACACTTTCACCTTTTTGTTCGGCACGATAACCTGTGCCCGAAATTAATAAGGTTTTTTTAAAGCCATTAGTTACGCCTTCAACCATATTAGCCAGTAAATTACGATACAAGCCATGCATAGCGGCACCATTTTTATGACTTTCGCTCGTGCGTTTTACAATAGCTATATTACCGTTTACTTCAAAACTTACTTCCGGTCTAAAATTTTGTTTTAGTTCGCCTTTAGGCCCTTTTACCGTAAGTAAATCTTCTTTGACTGTAATAGTTACTCCAGTCGGAACTGTTATTTCTTTTTTTCCTACACGCGACATCTTACCACACCCTACATAAAAGCTCGCCACCAAGCTTATTTTCTACAGCATTTTTGCCAGTTGTAACCCCTCTGCTGGTGGAAACAATCAGCGAACCAAAACCATTATAAACACGTGGCATAGTTTTGTAACCCGAATAAACACGGCGGCCCGGTGTCGATACCGATTCGATGCCATGTATAACCGCTTTTTGCTTTGCATCATACTTTAAAAAAACATGGATATACTCAATATTGTCTTTATTTATTTTTTTAAAACCACTAATATATCCTTCACTTTCTAAAATCTTTATTACCTCTAGCTTTAATCGCGAAAGAGTAATCTCCACCTTCTCATGCCCTACATTACTGGCATTACGAAGCTTTGTCAACATATCTGCTAATGGGTCCGAAACACTCATTATTTACTCCTTTACCAACTCGATTTTGTAACACCGGGTATCATACCGCGGCCAGCTAGCTCGCGGAAGCAAATACGGCACATTTCAAATTTACGCATAAAACCGCGTGAACGGCCGCAACAGCGACACCTATTATAGCTGCGGGTAGCATACTTTGGCTTACGATTTGCTTTATTAATTAGCGATTTTTTTGCCATTTTAATCTCCTATTTCTCAAAAGGCATACCAAAGCCCTTAAGCAGCTGCCTTGCTTCTTCGTCTGTTTTAGCCGTGGTAACAAAGGCCACATTTAAACCCGAAACCGCCTCTATCTCGTCAAAGTTAATCTCCGGAAAGATAATTTGTTCGGTAATACCAAGACTATAGTTTCCTCTGCCATCAAAAGCCTTAGCATTTACGCCCCTAAAGTCTTTAACACGCGGCAAGGCAATATTAATAAGCCTATCTAAAAATTCATACATTACGCGACCACGAAGCGTTACTTTAGCGCCTATATCCATGCCCTGCCTAATTTTAAAATTGGCAATCGATTTATG contains these protein-coding regions:
- the rplE gene encoding 50S ribosomal protein L5, producing the protein MAKIKAVQANEARLKTFYKEKVVPELMKELGYKNIMQVPYIEKIVVSVGVAEAVSNKKILDVITKELGQITGQHAIKTKAHKSIANFKIRQGMDIGAKVTLRGRVMYEFLDRLINIALPRVKDFRGVNAKAFDGRGNYSLGITEQIIFPEINFDEIEAVSGLNVAFVTTAKTDEEARQLLKGFGMPFEK
- the rplR gene encoding 50S ribosomal protein L18, with protein sequence MKRLEEKNKRRLGRKVHIRKRVLGTAERPRLSVFKSNLRLYVQVIDDTNGVTLVAASTLDKELKDLRANVKGGEKLGAVIGEKIKAKGIKAVVFDRNGYKYHGVVKAIAEATRSAGIQF
- the rpsM gene encoding 30S ribosomal protein S13 yields the protein MARIAGIDLPNKRAYVALTYIFGIGRTTALKICKEAGVDETLKMNDVSPEDVNKLRIIIENDYKVEGRLRSEIALNIKRLMDIGCYRGLRHRRALPVRGQRTRTNARTRKGKKKTVAKKKK
- the rpmJ gene encoding 50S ribosomal protein L36; amino-acid sequence: MKVRVSVKPMCDKCKVIKRFGVVRIICENPKHKQRQG
- the rpmD gene encoding 50S ribosomal protein L30, whose product is MAKKVEVKLVKSTISRLPNQRATVKALGLRKINSSVTIELNEATAGMIRTVAHLVEVKELK
- the rpsE gene encoding 30S ribosomal protein S5, with the protein product MRKESKKEDNKEFTEKLIKLNRVAKVVKGGRRFSFSALVVAGDGKGRVGYGFGKANDVSEAIRKAVDRAKRSLREVPIKNNTLPHEIIGQFKSANVVLKPAAHGTGIIAGGAVRAVMEAAGVRDVLSKSLGARNSINVIKAVFDGFDNLMTVSEITKGRGKTMKEIWGANNG
- the rplF gene encoding 50S ribosomal protein L6; protein product: MSRVGKKEITVPTGVTITVKEDLLTVKGPKGELKQNFRPEVSFEVNGNIAIVKRTSESHKNGAAMHGLYRNLLANMVEGVTNGFKKTLLISGTGYRAEQKGESVFFNLGYSTQIEYMAPKGVNVEVDPKAPTKVLVSGISKEQVGQVAAEIRGLRKPAVYSDKGIRYENEVVKRKVGKTGVK
- the rplO gene encoding 50S ribosomal protein L15, which gives rise to MEALIVKPKGANKNRKRLGRGQGSGLGTTSGKGHKGQKARSGGSGGPYLGFEGGQVPLYRRLATRGFSNARFAVNYICINVNQIEKLYKDGEVVSLETLAAKGLIKASEKRVKLLATGDLTKKLEIMGIKTSASAKEKIEAAGGKINEE
- the rpsH gene encoding 30S ribosomal protein S8, with translation MSVSDPLADMLTKLRNASNVGHEKVEITLSRLKLEVIKILESEGYISGFKKINKDNIEYIHVFLKYDAKQKAVIHGIESVSTPGRRVYSGYKTMPRVYNGFGSLIVSTSRGVTTGKNAVENKLGGELLCRVW
- the secY gene encoding preprotein translocase subunit SecY, whose product is MATSKLSDMFKVPELRARVFFTLTLLVIFRVGAMIPIPGINASVINAMSASSLGMGGVADTLDFFTGGAFSSYSILMLGIMPYISAQIIMQVLTIVFPALKRMLEEDGGRRKFHRYTRMGTIIVCLIQGFAFVRGALGIEGAVISTMSPVMFMTIGLISVTTGSIFLIWLGERITQRGVGNGISLIIFAGIIARIPEAIVQMMAEVRTGTVNGVFVFIAIAIFVGIVAIVAWEQQGERKIPVNYAKRIVGRQMVQAQNSYIPFKINPSGVIPIIFASSVLTLPLQFAAPLAMGSPFWEGLLYHMRYEGPLFNTLYALLIIFFAYFYTQVSLNPIEVARRIRENGGVIPGVRSEAMESYLQKILNRIVLPGAIFLAAIALVPTFIVFLMGLPPGVAHLMGGTSLLIIVGVNLDTMNQIDSHLRMHQHDGIVAKGRIKPRNI
- a CDS encoding type Z 30S ribosomal protein S14 produces the protein MAKKSLINKANRKPKYATRSYNRCRCCGRSRGFMRKFEMCRICFRELAGRGMIPGVTKSSW